The Fervidicoccus fontis Kam940 DNA window CCTGCTTATTCCTTCTCTAATCTTTTCTTCTGAAACATATGTGAAGTTTAGCCTCATAGCATTCTTAACTTCTCTATGTGCATAGAACGCCTCTCCTGGCACATATGCAACTCCTTTTGCAACAGCCTTTTCAAACATAAGCTTTGTATCTATTCCTTCTGGCGCTGTTACCCAGATAAACATTCCCCCTTCAGGTTTTGTCCATTTAACTCCCTCTGGCATGAAGTCTTCAAGAGCCTTCAGCATAGCATCCCTCCTAGGTTTGTAAAATTCGACTATCTTTGGTATTTGCTTATCTAGATACCCTCCCTCAATGTATTTCCATGCTATAACCTGGTTAAATGTGCTAGTACATAGGTCGACGCTCTGCTTCGCTATCTCAAGCTTATTTATAAAGCGAGGATCTCCAGCTATCCACCCAATTCTGAAGCCTGGAGCTAAAACTTTTGAAAGGGTTCCTAAATAAAGAACTCTTCCATCATCATCCCATGATTTGATAGGCCTAATAGGGCTACCAGAGTAGCGAAGCTCTCCATAGGGGTTGTCTTCTATGATTATAAAGTCATACTGTGAAGCAAGCTCAAGAATTTCCTTCCTTCTCTTTTCACTCATAGTTACTCCTGCAGGATTCTGGAATATTGAGATTGTGTAAACAAACTTTACGCTTTTTCCCTGAGACTTAAGTTCCTTCAGCTTTTCTTCAAGAAGGTCGATGCGAATCCCCTCATCGTCTAGAGGAATTTGAACAAATTCTGGCTTGTAGTATTCGAAAGCCTGAAGAGCTGAAAGATAGGTTGGAGCTTCTGCTATCACGACATCTCCAGGATTGATAAATACTCTTCCGATTAAATCTAATGCTTGCTGTGATCCGGTTGTTATTATTAAATTATCTTTAGAAATTTGAATGCTATACTTCTTTTTCATCCACTCAACTATAGCATTTCTTAAAGGAGTGAAGCCATTAGTGGTCCCGTATTGAAGTGCCTGTGCGGCATGGTTTTTTATTACTTCTTGTGTGATTTCTCCGATTATATCTACAGGAAAGGTTTCAGGAGCTGGCATACCTCCAGCTAGCGAGATTACATTTGAATTTTCTACAAGTTTCAAAAGTTCTCTAGTTTCAGAAGCCTTCATTTCTAGTGCTTTTTTAGAGAAGAATTTTTCATGTTTTAAAGATAAAGCTTCTGTTTTTTCTATAGACCTTTCTTTCATACTATTACCCATATATTTATTACGATTGGAACTTTTTTAAAAGTTTTCTTTTTGATCTTTTCTTTTTGATTGCTTTTTGATTTGTTTATAAATATTTTTTAAGGTTTTATAATTGAGAGTATCGCTTTTAAGATAAAACTCAACATTAAATTTTAGTAATATTGTTTCATGTTATTAAATTCTCTACTTTAAAGTTTAGGAAATCGTAATGTTGGAAAAGAGCCGAGCTTTATAGCAGAAGATAACTGTAACATAGATCCTATCGTTTTTTTATTTTAAAAATAAAGTAAAACTTAATTATGTAGAAAAAAGAAAAATAAAAAATCAACACTTCCTATGGAAAGCATATCGTAATTAGACCATAATTATAATTATTGGTAGGGAAAGAAGATGGTACAAGAAACTTGGGTAAAAAATCTAGTAGAAAAAATTTCAAAATTAAGAGATTTGGGTTTGGACCCGTATAGGGTCGCTTATAGGTATGATGTTACGGCATTTTCTGAAGATATAAAGAATAAGTACAGCCATCTTCAGCCTGGTGAGGAGACCAATGATACGGTCTCAGTTGCTGGAAGAATATGGCATATTAGAAGACACGGAGGCATACTATTTATAGATCTCTATGATCAGATGGGGAGGATACAGATAGTATTGAGGAGGGATACAGTCAAGCCTCCTAAAGATGCCCTTTTAGATTTGATCGATAAAGGAGATTTCCTTGGAATTAAAGGTAGGATAATAAGAACAAAAGCGGGAGAGATATCAATCCTTGCAGAAGACTTTGACCTTCTCTCTATCGCATGGAGACCGATACCTTTCCACGAGTTTGGAGTAAAAGATCCTGAACAGAGGTATAGAGAGAGGTACTTGGATATACTCCTTAATTCGAAGGTAAGAAAAGCTTTAGTAGATCTGTACAAAATTGAGATGACTATGAGACTTATACTTGATAAGAAAAACTTTGTTGAAGTCCATACCCCAAAAATACAGCCTATATATGGGGGGGCACTTGCGAAACCCTTCGTAACAAAAATAGAAGCTCTTGACAGGATGGGATATTTAAGCATCGCCCCGGAGACGTATCTAAAAAGACTAGTTGTGGCTGGATTGCATAGAGTATACGAGATAGCCGTATGCTTTAGAAATGAAGATATAGACGTTACACACTATCCTGAGTTCATACAACTAGAAGCCTACAAAGCGTTTGGAGACTGGAATGACATTTTAGATTTGACTGAGGAGCTTGTTGCGGAATCTGTTAAAGCAGTATACGGAGATTATAAAGTTGAAATAACAAAACCAGATGGGGAAAAAGAAACGCTTGACTTCTCCAGGCCATTTAAGAAAATGACTTTAGAGGAAGCTGTTGAGACCTATGGAGGGATAAACATAAAGAACAAAACTCACGAAGAGTTAGTGGAGATAGCAAAGCAGCTTGGAGTAGGAATAGACGACCCCAGAAAAGGGAAGCTAGTCGAAAACATTTTTGAAAAAGTAGCTGAGAAAAAGCTGAGGAACCCGACATTTATAACACTGTTCCCAAGAGACATTTCTCCGCTTGCTAGACCATATAGGGTAGATCCTAATTATGCAGAAAGATTCGAGCTCTACATTGCTGGAATGGAAGTTGGAAACGGATATTCCGAGCTTAACAATCCTATAATACAGTATATGGCATTTAAAGAGGAAGAAGAGTTGAGAAAGAAAGCAGGAAGAGGAACGGAAACGCACCCAATGGACAAGGACTTCATAAGGGCGTTAGAATATGGTCTGCCTCCAACAGGAGGTACGGGCATCGGATTATACAGACTAATCCAGATACTTTCTGGTCTGCCATCTATAAAAGATGTTATACCATTCACTTACGTAATACCAGACGACTTCCAGACGCTAGCAGAAATAGAACCTAAGCTCATAGAGTTCTATAAAGATTTATATGTTAAAGAATAGTACAAGATTTTACTTTACACTTAAATATTTTTCAAAATGATTACGAATTTCGCATAATTTTCAATATATTATTCGCATTTTAAAAATTAATATTAAGCCTATTTTTATAATAGATGTTTCAAATGCTATGTTTTTGCATTGAATCGGAAGGTGAGGTATTTGGATGACATAAATCCAGAAGAATTTAGTGAGTGGTTTGACACTGTTATTAAAGAAGCAGAGATTTATGACTATGGAAGATATCCAGTGAAAGGAATGGGTGTATGGATGCCATATGGGTTTGCATTAAGAAAAAATATTATAGAGCTGATAAGAAAAGAGCACGATTCTAAAGGTCACGAAGAAATCCTACTCCCTCTTCTTATACCTGAGGACTTGCTAATAAAAGAGGAAGAACATATAAGAGGGTTCAGAGATGAAGTATATTGGGTCACACATGGAGGCCTCGATGAATTAGATGTCAAGCTTGCCCTGAGGCCAACAAGCGAGACTTCTATAAGCTTGATGGAGAGTTACTGGCTTAATAGTTACAAGCAACTACCGAAGAAATTCTACCAGATAGTAAGCATTTTCAGATATGAGACCAAAGCTACAAGAGCGATGATAAGGCTGAGGGAGGTATCGACTTTTAAGGAAGCGCATACTGCTCACTCAACTTTTGAAGATGCAGACAGGCAGGTAAGGGAAGCAATTGAAATATATAGTACAATATTTGACCAGCTAGGGATCCCATACGTCATATCAAAAAGACCTGATTTTGATAAGTTTGCTGGAGCGCTTTATACAATAGCTTTTGACACAGTTATGCCTGATGGGAAAGTTCTCCAAGTTGGAACGGTTCACCACTTAGGGCAAAACTTCTCAAAATCGCTTGATGTTAAAGTATTGCAGGAAAATGGAGAAAATGACTATGTGTGGCAGACAAGCTATGGATTATCGGATAGAGTAATTGCATCAACCATTTCGATACACGGAGATAAAAGAGGGCTCATTCTTCCATATATTATCGCTCCTATAAAAGTCGTTATAATACCTATATATTTCAATGATGAGGAGAAAAAAGGCGTCATAGAATATTCGGAAGAGATTAGGAATGAGCTAGAAAATTGTGGAATCAGAACTGTTATTGATACTAGAACAGAGCTAACTCCTGGAAAGAAGTTTTATGATTGGGAGCTGAGGGGGGTGCCAATAAGGCTAGAGATA harbors:
- a CDS encoding PLP-dependent aminotransferase family protein, producing the protein MKERSIEKTEALSLKHEKFFSKKALEMKASETRELLKLVENSNVISLAGGMPAPETFPVDIIGEITQEVIKNHAAQALQYGTTNGFTPLRNAIVEWMKKKYSIQISKDNLIITTGSQQALDLIGRVFINPGDVVIAEAPTYLSALQAFEYYKPEFVQIPLDDEGIRIDLLEEKLKELKSQGKSVKFVYTISIFQNPAGVTMSEKRRKEILELASQYDFIIIEDNPYGELRYSGSPIRPIKSWDDDGRVLYLGTLSKVLAPGFRIGWIAGDPRFINKLEIAKQSVDLCTSTFNQVIAWKYIEGGYLDKQIPKIVEFYKPRRDAMLKALEDFMPEGVKWTKPEGGMFIWVTAPEGIDTKLMFEKAVAKGVAYVPGEAFYAHREVKNAMRLNFTYVSEEKIREGISRLAETIKEEIKKSKI
- the lysS gene encoding lysine--tRNA ligase, giving the protein MVQETWVKNLVEKISKLRDLGLDPYRVAYRYDVTAFSEDIKNKYSHLQPGEETNDTVSVAGRIWHIRRHGGILFIDLYDQMGRIQIVLRRDTVKPPKDALLDLIDKGDFLGIKGRIIRTKAGEISILAEDFDLLSIAWRPIPFHEFGVKDPEQRYRERYLDILLNSKVRKALVDLYKIEMTMRLILDKKNFVEVHTPKIQPIYGGALAKPFVTKIEALDRMGYLSIAPETYLKRLVVAGLHRVYEIAVCFRNEDIDVTHYPEFIQLEAYKAFGDWNDILDLTEELVAESVKAVYGDYKVEITKPDGEKETLDFSRPFKKMTLEEAVETYGGINIKNKTHEELVEIAKQLGVGIDDPRKGKLVENIFEKVAEKKLRNPTFITLFPRDISPLARPYRVDPNYAERFELYIAGMEVGNGYSELNNPIIQYMAFKEEEELRKKAGRGTETHPMDKDFIRALEYGLPPTGGTGIGLYRLIQILSGLPSIKDVIPFTYVIPDDFQTLAEIEPKLIEFYKDLYVKE
- the proS gene encoding proline--tRNA ligase produces the protein MRYLDDINPEEFSEWFDTVIKEAEIYDYGRYPVKGMGVWMPYGFALRKNIIELIRKEHDSKGHEEILLPLLIPEDLLIKEEEHIRGFRDEVYWVTHGGLDELDVKLALRPTSETSISLMESYWLNSYKQLPKKFYQIVSIFRYETKATRAMIRLREVSTFKEAHTAHSTFEDADRQVREAIEIYSTIFDQLGIPYVISKRPDFDKFAGALYTIAFDTVMPDGKVLQVGTVHHLGQNFSKSLDVKVLQENGENDYVWQTSYGLSDRVIASTISIHGDKRGLILPYIIAPIKVVIIPIYFNDEEKKGVIEYSEEIRNELENCGIRTVIDTRTELTPGKKFYDWELRGVPIRLEIGKREISSKTVVIVTRDELKKKSIAREKICESVRKEGEEIDKRLRERAKKKMEEKISKVEKLELTMEYGERVRGIIEVPWCGSEDCALKIQERTGIRVLGSPIEKPEWIKGKTCPVCGRNAVTSLRLAKTY